In Epilithonimonas zeae, a single window of DNA contains:
- a CDS encoding acyltransferase produces the protein MINLIYKALNIIPKTIAKIEKLYSYSILNSHSGVTLHSDLKIGKATTFELDDNAKFKIGTNVIWRDHNAIRIRNGGTLIFGNNVDLSHYISINCLDKIELGDDTCIAEGCKFYDHDHAFDTKPEYIWHKNKFNTAPIIIGKNVKIYSNVTVLKGVTIGDNCIIGANCVISRNVPANSIIFGKHELMRLPLM, from the coding sequence ATGATCAATCTAATATATAAAGCATTGAATATCATTCCGAAAACGATTGCGAAAATCGAGAAGCTATATTCCTACAGTATTCTCAATTCGCATTCCGGAGTCACGCTTCATTCGGATCTTAAAATAGGAAAGGCGACTACTTTTGAGCTGGATGATAATGCCAAATTCAAGATTGGAACAAATGTTATTTGGAGAGATCATAATGCCATTAGAATAAGAAACGGAGGAACATTAATTTTCGGAAATAATGTAGATCTCAGTCATTATATTTCCATCAATTGTCTTGATAAAATAGAATTGGGCGATGATACATGCATTGCTGAAGGCTGCAAATTCTATGATCATGACCACGCTTTCGATACAAAACCAGAATACATTTGGCATAAAAACAAATTCAACACAGCACCAATCATCATCGGGAAAAATGTGAAAATCTATAGTAATGTTACTGTTCTCAAAGGCGTAACAATTGGCGATAACTGTATTATTGGTGCAAATTGCGTTATTTCCAGAAACGTTCCAGCCAATTCCATCATCTTCGGAAAACACGAATTGATGAGGTTGCCGTTGATGTAA
- a CDS encoding RNA polymerase sigma factor has translation MAEKKSASITEVVKNYGSQLLRFINSKVAKTEDAEDILQEVWFQTSRLTNLNELENVGAWLYSVTRNKIIDSYRKKKSESLEDFVYQDEDGELNVKDILLADDSNSPELGVFKEMFWNELMKALDELPEKQKRVYIQNELEDKTLQEIADEEGENIKTIISRKSYAVKHLRKRLQSLYDDLND, from the coding sequence ATGGCCGAAAAAAAATCTGCATCGATTACGGAAGTCGTAAAAAATTACGGCTCTCAGCTCTTGCGCTTTATTAATTCTAAAGTGGCAAAGACAGAAGATGCAGAGGATATTCTGCAGGAAGTTTGGTTTCAAACCAGCCGATTGACTAACTTGAACGAGTTGGAAAATGTCGGTGCCTGGTTGTATTCGGTTACCAGAAACAAAATCATCGACAGTTACAGAAAAAAGAAAAGCGAATCTCTGGAAGATTTTGTTTATCAGGATGAAGACGGTGAACTGAATGTGAAAGATATTCTTTTGGCTGATGATAGCAATAGTCCGGAACTCGGTGTTTTCAAAGAGATGTTCTGGAATGAGCTGATGAAAGCTTTGGACGAATTGCCGGAAAAACAAAAACGGGTTTATATCCAAAACGAATTGGAAGATAAAACGCTACAAGAAATTGCTGACGAAGAAGGCGAAAACATAAAAACAATCATTAGTAGAAAATCATACGCCGTAAAACATCTGCGCAAAAGATTGCAAAGTCTTTATGATGATTTGAACGATTAA
- a CDS encoding aconitate hydratase produces MTFDLDMIKKVYSDFETRVNEARAFMGRPLTYSEKILCAHLFSSQTKEAFKRGESYVDFAPDRVAMQDATAQMALLQFMQAGKKKVAVPSTVHLDHLIQARVGSATDLVDANNKNNEVYQFLESVSNKYGIGFWKAGAGIIHQVVLENYAFPGGMMIGTDSHTVNAGGLGMVAIGVGGADAVDVMAGMAWELKFPKMIGVKLTGKLNGWTAPKDIILKVAGILTVKGGTGAIVEYFGEGANSLSCTGKGTICNMGAEIGATTSIFEYDQNMSKYLRSTDREDLADAADAIAHVLKADPEVHAEPEKYYDQVIEINLDTLEPYLNGPFTPDLATPISQMKEIAEKNGWPTKIEVGLIGSCTNSSYEDIARAASVAKQAKEKNLEVKAEYTITPGSEQVRFTVERDGFLKTFDEIGGKVFANACGPCIGQWAREGAEKQEKNTIVHSFNRNFSKRADGNPNTYAFVGSPELVTAMAIAGDLRFNPLTDKLKNKDGVEVMLDEPSGDDLPKLGFDVDDPGYIAPAEDGSNVEVIVSPTSDRLQLLEEFPAWDGQNITGARLLIKAYGKCTTDHISMAGPWLKYRGHLDNISNNMLIGAVNAFNMETNNVKNELDGQYKPVPDSARQYKAAEIPTIVVGDENYGEGSSREHAAMEPRHLGVRAVLVKSFARIHETNLKKQGMLGLTFADKEDYDKIQEDDTINFLDLDQFAPGKQLTLEFVHADGTKDIVKTNHTYNAGQIAWFKAGSALNLIKAMEKES; encoded by the coding sequence ATGACTTTTGACTTGGATATGATCAAAAAAGTTTATTCTGATTTCGAAACCAGAGTAAACGAAGCAAGAGCTTTTATGGGAAGACCTCTTACTTATTCAGAAAAAATTCTTTGCGCTCACCTTTTTTCTTCACAGACAAAAGAAGCATTCAAACGAGGAGAATCTTATGTAGACTTTGCTCCGGATAGAGTGGCAATGCAGGATGCGACGGCGCAAATGGCGCTTTTACAATTTATGCAGGCTGGAAAGAAAAAAGTAGCAGTTCCTTCCACAGTTCATCTAGACCATTTGATTCAAGCAAGAGTTGGATCTGCAACTGATTTGGTAGATGCAAATAACAAAAACAACGAAGTATATCAGTTTTTAGAATCCGTTTCCAACAAATATGGCATTGGTTTCTGGAAAGCTGGTGCTGGTATCATCCATCAAGTTGTTTTAGAAAATTATGCTTTCCCTGGTGGAATGATGATTGGAACTGATTCTCATACTGTAAATGCTGGTGGACTTGGAATGGTCGCTATTGGAGTTGGCGGCGCTGATGCTGTGGATGTAATGGCAGGAATGGCTTGGGAACTGAAATTCCCGAAAATGATAGGTGTTAAACTAACAGGAAAACTTAACGGTTGGACAGCTCCAAAAGATATTATTCTAAAAGTTGCAGGAATCCTTACTGTAAAAGGCGGAACTGGTGCTATTGTAGAATATTTTGGAGAAGGTGCTAATTCGCTTTCTTGTACCGGAAAAGGAACAATTTGTAATATGGGAGCGGAAATCGGAGCAACAACTTCTATTTTTGAGTACGACCAAAATATGAGCAAATATCTACGTTCAACAGACAGAGAAGATTTGGCTGATGCAGCTGATGCGATTGCTCACGTTTTGAAAGCTGATCCAGAAGTTCACGCAGAGCCTGAAAAATATTATGATCAAGTTATCGAAATCAATCTTGATACTTTAGAACCATATCTTAACGGACCTTTCACTCCGGATTTGGCAACGCCAATTTCTCAGATGAAAGAAATTGCTGAGAAAAACGGCTGGCCAACAAAAATTGAAGTTGGATTGATTGGTTCCTGCACCAACTCTTCTTATGAAGACATTGCAAGAGCTGCTTCTGTTGCTAAACAAGCTAAAGAAAAAAATCTTGAAGTAAAAGCTGAATATACCATCACTCCAGGTTCAGAGCAAGTAAGATTTACTGTCGAAAGAGACGGTTTCCTAAAAACCTTTGATGAAATCGGTGGTAAAGTTTTTGCCAATGCTTGTGGACCTTGTATCGGGCAATGGGCTCGTGAAGGGGCTGAAAAACAGGAAAAAAATACGATTGTTCATTCATTCAATAGAAATTTTTCCAAAAGAGCGGACGGCAATCCAAACACATATGCTTTCGTTGGTTCGCCGGAACTCGTAACTGCGATGGCAATTGCAGGAGATTTGAGATTCAATCCTTTGACTGATAAATTAAAAAATAAAGATGGTGTTGAGGTAATGCTGGACGAACCAAGCGGAGACGATCTTCCAAAATTAGGTTTTGATGTCGATGATCCCGGTTATATTGCACCTGCTGAAGATGGTTCTAATGTAGAGGTAATTGTATCTCCAACCTCAGACAGGCTTCAGTTATTAGAAGAATTCCCAGCTTGGGATGGACAAAATATCACAGGCGCAAGATTACTCATCAAAGCTTATGGAAAATGTACTACCGATCACATTTCTATGGCCGGACCTTGGTTGAAATACAGAGGTCATCTTGACAACATTTCCAACAATATGTTGATCGGAGCTGTGAATGCCTTCAATATGGAAACCAACAATGTTAAGAACGAATTGGATGGCCAGTATAAGCCAGTCCCAGATTCTGCAAGACAATATAAAGCTGCAGAAATTCCAACGATTGTTGTCGGTGATGAGAATTATGGAGAAGGTTCTTCCAGAGAACACGCAGCAATGGAGCCAAGACATCTTGGTGTGAGAGCCGTTTTGGTAAAATCTTTTGCCAGAATCCACGAAACCAATCTTAAGAAACAAGGAATGCTTGGATTAACCTTTGCAGACAAAGAAGATTATGATAAAATCCAGGAAGATGATACAATTAATTTCTTAGACTTAGACCAATTTGCACCAGGTAAACAATTGACTTTGGAATTTGTTCACGCTGATGGAACTAAGGATATTGTTAAAACGAACCATACTTATAATGCCGGACAAATTGCCTGGTTCAAAGCTGGCTCTGCCCTTAATCTTATCAAAGCAATGGAAAAAGAAAGTTAA
- a CDS encoding bifunctional aconitate hydratase 2/2-methylisocitrate dehydratase, with protein MNYQDYIQEIEERKSQGLHPKPIDSADLLSEIILQIKDTNNEYRADSLKFFIYNTLPGTTSAAGVKAKFLKEIILGESVVEEITPTFAFELLSHMKGGPSIGVLLDLALGNDDATAKPAAEVLKTQVYLYDADTARLKEAFESGNVIAKDILESYAKAEFFTKLPEVAEEIKVVTFIAGEGDISTDLLSPGNQAHSRSDRELHGKCMITPEAQDEIKMLQAQHPDASVMLIAEKGTMGVGSSRMSGVNNVALWTGKQASPYVPFVNIAPIVAGTNGISPIFLTTVDVTGGIGIDLQNWVKKTDENGNPVRNENGDIVLEEKYSVATGTVLTINTKEKKLYNGDTELKDISKSFTPQKLEFIKAGGSYAIVFGKKIQTFAAKTLGITAPTVFAPSKEISIEGQGLTAVEKIFNRNAVGVTEGKLLHAGSDVRVEVNIVGSQDTTGLMTSQELESMAATVISPIVDGAYQSGCHTASVWDKKAQANIPKLMKFMNDFGVITARDPKGEYHAMTDVIHKVLNDITVDEWAIIIGGDSHTRMSKGVAFGADSGTVALALATGEASMPIPESVKVTFKGDMKEHMDFRDVVHATQAQMLKQFDGENVFQGRIIEVHIGTLPADQAFTFTDWTAEMKAKASICISEDDTLIESLEIAKSRIQIMINKGMDNHNHVLQGLINKANKRIEEIRTGDKPALTPDANAKYYAEVVVDLDIIVEPMIADPDVNNDDVSKRYTHDTIRDLTFYGGEKKVDLGFVGSCMVHKGDLKIVSQMLRNLEQKNGKVEFNAPLVVAAPTYNIIDELKAEGDWELLEKYSGFEFNDNAPKGEARTQYENMMYLERPGCNLCMGNQEKAEKGDTVLATSTRLFQGRVVEDSERKKGESLLASTPVVVLSAIIGRIPNIDEYKEAVEGIDLTTFVPSIKELVTVGH; from the coding sequence ATGAATTATCAGGATTACATCCAAGAGATTGAAGAAAGAAAAAGCCAAGGGCTTCATCCAAAGCCGATTGATAGCGCTGATTTATTGAGCGAGATCATTTTACAAATCAAAGACACAAATAATGAATACAGAGCTGATTCTCTTAAATTTTTTATTTATAACACTTTACCGGGTACAACAAGTGCTGCAGGGGTAAAGGCTAAGTTTTTAAAAGAAATTATTCTTGGCGAATCTGTGGTTGAAGAAATCACACCAACTTTCGCTTTCGAATTACTATCTCATATGAAAGGAGGACCTTCAATTGGGGTTTTACTTGATTTAGCTTTAGGAAATGACGATGCAACTGCAAAACCAGCTGCTGAAGTTCTTAAAACTCAGGTTTACTTATATGATGCTGATACAGCACGTTTAAAAGAAGCTTTCGAATCTGGTAATGTAATCGCTAAAGATATTTTAGAAAGCTATGCAAAAGCAGAATTTTTCACTAAACTTCCTGAAGTTGCAGAAGAAATTAAAGTAGTTACTTTCATCGCTGGTGAAGGTGATATTTCTACAGATTTATTGTCTCCGGGAAATCAGGCTCACTCTCGTTCAGACAGAGAACTTCACGGGAAATGTATGATTACACCTGAAGCGCAGGACGAAATCAAAATGCTTCAAGCTCAACACCCTGATGCAAGTGTAATGCTTATTGCTGAAAAGGGAACAATGGGAGTTGGTTCTTCTCGTATGTCTGGGGTGAACAACGTTGCACTTTGGACTGGGAAACAAGCAAGCCCTTACGTACCTTTCGTAAACATCGCTCCCATTGTAGCAGGAACAAACGGTATTTCTCCAATTTTCTTAACGACAGTTGATGTAACCGGAGGTATCGGAATTGACCTACAAAACTGGGTTAAAAAAACAGATGAAAATGGAAACCCTGTTCGTAATGAAAATGGTGATATTGTTTTAGAAGAAAAATATTCTGTTGCTACAGGAACTGTTCTTACAATCAATACCAAAGAAAAGAAATTATACAACGGAGATACTGAATTGAAAGATATTTCAAAATCATTTACTCCTCAAAAATTAGAATTCATCAAAGCCGGTGGTTCTTACGCTATCGTTTTCGGTAAAAAAATCCAGACTTTTGCTGCAAAAACATTAGGAATTACAGCTCCTACAGTTTTCGCACCTTCTAAAGAAATTTCTATCGAAGGACAAGGTTTGACTGCTGTTGAAAAAATCTTCAACAGAAATGCAGTGGGTGTTACGGAAGGTAAATTATTACATGCAGGTTCAGACGTTCGTGTAGAAGTAAACATTGTTGGTTCTCAGGATACGACAGGCTTGATGACTTCTCAGGAATTAGAATCTATGGCAGCAACCGTGATTTCTCCAATTGTAGACGGAGCTTATCAGTCTGGATGTCACACGGCTTCTGTTTGGGATAAAAAAGCGCAGGCTAATATTCCTAAATTAATGAAATTTATGAACGATTTCGGAGTGATCACAGCACGTGACCCGAAAGGTGAATACCACGCAATGACAGACGTTATTCACAAAGTTCTTAACGATATTACGGTTGACGAATGGGCAATCATCATCGGAGGTGACTCTCACACAAGAATGTCTAAAGGTGTTGCTTTCGGAGCTGATTCTGGAACTGTAGCTCTTGCTTTGGCAACAGGCGAAGCATCAATGCCGATTCCTGAATCTGTAAAAGTGACTTTCAAAGGTGATATGAAAGAGCATATGGATTTCCGTGATGTAGTTCACGCAACTCAGGCTCAGATGTTAAAGCAATTTGACGGAGAAAATGTTTTCCAAGGAAGAATTATCGAAGTTCACATCGGAACACTTCCGGCTGACCAGGCATTTACATTTACAGACTGGACTGCAGAAATGAAAGCAAAAGCTTCTATCTGTATTTCTGAAGATGATACTTTGATTGAATCATTGGAAATTGCGAAAAGCAGAATCCAGATTATGATCAACAAAGGAATGGATAACCATAATCACGTTCTTCAAGGTCTAATTAACAAAGCAAACAAGAGAATCGAGGAAATCAGAACGGGTGATAAACCAGCTTTGACTCCGGATGCAAATGCAAAATATTATGCTGAAGTGGTTGTTGACCTAGACATTATTGTTGAGCCAATGATTGCTGACCCGGATGTAAACAATGACGATGTTTCTAAAAGATATACACACGATACAATCAGAGACCTTACTTTCTACGGTGGTGAGAAAAAAGTTGACCTTGGTTTCGTAGGTTCTTGTATGGTTCACAAAGGCGATTTGAAAATCGTTTCTCAAATGTTGAGAAATCTTGAACAGAAAAATGGTAAAGTAGAATTCAATGCACCATTGGTTGTTGCAGCTCCTACTTATAATATCATTGACGAACTAAAAGCTGAAGGCGACTGGGAATTGTTAGAAAAATATTCAGGTTTTGAATTTAATGATAATGCTCCAAAAGGTGAAGCTCGTACTCAGTATGAAAATATGATGTATCTTGAGCGTCCAGGTTGTAACCTTTGTATGGGTAACCAGGAGAAAGCTGAAAAAGGAGATACTGTTTTGGCAACTTCTACAAGACTTTTCCAAGGAAGAGTGGTTGAAGATTCAGAACGTAAAAAAGGGGAATCTTTATTGGCTTCTACTCCGGTAGTTGTATTGTCTGCGATTATTGGAAGAATTCCAAATATCGACGAATACAAAGAAGCTGTTGAGGGAATTGACTTAACTACTTTCGTGCCATCTATCAAAGAATTGGTTACCGTTGGTCACTAA
- a CDS encoding DUF2752 domain-containing protein, with product MISIYFFFDPSKNSYFLKCPLKELTGYDCAGCGVQRAFHELLHFRFSRAFQYNPLFVIAIPFLLLFFVLKSSKAYTKTCWFYNFLKSKLFFLVVLIIVLLFSLFRNTDYYKSLF from the coding sequence TTGATTTCCATTTATTTTTTCTTTGATCCTTCGAAAAATTCATATTTCCTAAAGTGTCCACTAAAAGAATTAACGGGTTATGATTGTGCAGGTTGTGGTGTGCAAAGGGCTTTTCATGAATTGCTCCATTTCAGATTTTCAAGAGCTTTCCAATATAATCCATTATTTGTTATAGCAATTCCTTTCTTATTGTTATTCTTTGTGTTAAAGTCTTCTAAAGCTTATACTAAAACATGCTGGTTTTATAATTTTTTGAAAAGTAAACTGTTTTTTTTAGTCGTTTTAATAATAGTTTTATTATTTTCGCTTTTCAGAAATACGGATTATTACAAAAGTCTTTTCTGA
- a CDS encoding WG repeat-containing protein, whose amino-acid sequence MKKLLSLCLTGFFLATYSQMKDTAVPALIPQTINQKTGYVNQSGKVVIPAEYHIAMFFSEDCNLLNSPNEKIRIYGSADYATVEKNQVSYRIDRKGTRVYQYKNEDLGKCTFPYESPKYKAFVMNGFYGLVSKENVDYKNYKDFEIYPQYQMLYVLDSDKENPMIVAVLDNKFGVINKNNQVVIPFVYDDIKTNLSWKTANLFEVSKDGNQYFYINKNNHAY is encoded by the coding sequence ATGAAAAAATTACTAAGCTTATGTCTCACAGGCTTCTTTCTTGCGACATATTCTCAAATGAAGGATACGGCTGTTCCTGCACTTATTCCTCAGACTATCAATCAAAAAACGGGTTACGTCAATCAATCAGGTAAAGTTGTTATCCCAGCCGAATATCATATTGCAATGTTCTTTTCCGAAGACTGTAACTTACTTAATTCTCCCAATGAAAAAATTAGAATTTATGGTTCTGCGGATTATGCAACAGTTGAGAAAAATCAAGTTTCCTACAGAATAGATAGAAAAGGTACACGGGTTTACCAGTATAAAAATGAAGATCTGGGTAAATGTACTTTTCCATACGAGTCTCCAAAGTATAAAGCTTTTGTAATGAATGGTTTTTACGGTTTGGTTAGCAAAGAGAATGTAGATTATAAAAACTATAAAGATTTTGAAATCTATCCACAGTATCAGATGTTGTATGTATTAGATAGTGATAAAGAAAACCCAATGATTGTTGCAGTTTTGGATAATAAATTTGGTGTGATTAATAAAAATAATCAAGTGGTTATCCCATTTGTTTATGATGATATCAAAACTAATCTAAGCTGGAAAACGGCTAATCTATTTGAAGTTTCCAAAGATGGGAATCAATATTTTTACATCAATAAAAATAATCACGCATATTAA
- a CDS encoding TonB-dependent receptor, protein MKGFIFLGVFIAPFYFSQTTDSTQVTSIQAVEFTKRTPTAKAIINVQKDLADKNLGQDLPILLKNQMSVISTSDAGNGVGYTGFRIRGTAGTSINVMMNGVPYNDSESQGTFFVNVPDLTSSASQIVIQRGVGTSTSGVAAFGASVNVISKDPEEAFSVKTDDSYGSFNTYKYSAEINSGKFWKNRLSVMGRYTHIHSDGYIDRASSNLYSYNFSALFQEKNTELRFLAFGGKEKTYQAWNGVDRATWETNPKFNYSGAIYDANWENIVDFYDNETDNYRQNHYQLLWNQRFSDNWKLETTAHYTKGKGYYENYKQGDPFARYNLPNQLVNGAEEEYGDFIRKKWLDNNFYGMISTLYGKLGNLDLNIGAVANQYYGKHFGNVTGVFIPEINEFEYYRNRSLKNEISGFAKAIYKLNQFEFFGDLQLRNIDYDTKVITQGDKEGLDLDRKWTFFNPKVGINYNIENGKVFLSYANAHREPNRDDLFANPSTKEETLHDFEAGWEQQFGKVVLTANAYYMDYQNQLVLSGRINNIGEFIRENVDKSYRLGIELSAQSRLSEKIQLGANLSLSQNKIKEINSVQNDADVVLKDSDISFSPNIIANGNVVYSPFKNFNLGVTAQYVGKQYLDNLETADNQLKDYLVPDFNMSYKLPLQKQEVTFRFLLNNFTNTKYVNNGFSGPYYFSQAGINFLFGVSLKFK, encoded by the coding sequence ATGAAAGGATTTATTTTTTTAGGAGTGTTCATTGCTCCATTTTATTTTTCTCAAACTACAGATTCTACACAAGTTACAAGTATTCAGGCTGTAGAATTTACCAAAAGAACACCAACTGCGAAAGCAATTATTAATGTTCAAAAAGATTTAGCAGATAAAAATTTGGGCCAGGATTTGCCGATTCTTCTAAAAAATCAAATGTCTGTCATTTCAACTTCCGATGCAGGAAATGGTGTTGGTTACACAGGTTTTAGAATCAGAGGAACGGCCGGAACCAGCATCAATGTGATGATGAATGGTGTGCCTTATAACGATTCAGAATCTCAAGGGACTTTCTTCGTTAACGTTCCGGATTTGACAAGCTCAGCATCGCAAATTGTGATTCAGAGGGGTGTTGGAACTTCAACGAGTGGCGTTGCGGCTTTTGGTGCTAGTGTTAATGTAATTTCCAAAGATCCAGAAGAGGCTTTTTCTGTAAAAACGGATGACTCTTATGGCTCATTCAATACTTACAAATATTCTGCAGAAATCAATTCGGGGAAATTTTGGAAAAACCGTTTGTCTGTGATGGGACGATATACGCATATCCATTCTGATGGTTATATTGACAGAGCTTCTTCCAATCTTTATTCTTATAATTTTTCTGCTTTGTTTCAGGAGAAAAATACGGAGTTAAGGTTTTTAGCTTTTGGAGGAAAAGAAAAAACTTATCAAGCTTGGAATGGTGTTGATAGAGCAACTTGGGAGACTAATCCAAAGTTCAATTATTCAGGAGCAATCTATGATGCAAACTGGGAAAATATCGTAGATTTTTATGATAATGAGACGGATAATTACAGACAAAATCATTATCAATTATTATGGAATCAAAGATTTTCTGACAATTGGAAATTAGAAACTACAGCGCATTATACCAAAGGAAAAGGGTATTACGAAAATTACAAGCAAGGCGATCCTTTTGCACGATATAATTTACCTAATCAATTGGTGAATGGAGCTGAAGAAGAGTACGGCGATTTTATCAGAAAGAAATGGTTGGACAACAATTTTTATGGTATGATTTCTACTTTGTATGGAAAGTTGGGCAATCTTGATTTGAATATTGGGGCGGTTGCCAATCAATATTATGGAAAACACTTTGGCAATGTAACAGGCGTTTTTATACCAGAAATCAATGAGTTTGAGTATTACAGAAACCGGTCTTTGAAAAATGAAATTTCCGGATTTGCAAAAGCAATTTATAAACTCAATCAATTCGAATTCTTTGGAGATTTGCAATTGAGAAACATTGATTATGATACAAAAGTGATTACCCAAGGTGATAAGGAAGGTTTGGATTTAGATAGAAAATGGACGTTCTTTAATCCGAAAGTCGGGATTAATTATAATATTGAAAACGGAAAAGTGTTTTTGTCATATGCCAATGCACATCGTGAGCCAAACCGAGACGATCTTTTTGCAAATCCGAGCACAAAAGAAGAAACCCTACACGATTTTGAGGCAGGTTGGGAACAGCAATTTGGAAAGGTTGTGTTGACGGCTAATGCCTATTATATGGATTACCAAAATCAGTTGGTTTTGTCTGGTAGAATCAACAATATAGGCGAGTTTATTCGTGAGAATGTGGACAAAAGTTATAGATTAGGTATCGAATTATCCGCTCAGAGTAGACTTTCAGAAAAAATTCAGTTAGGAGCCAATTTATCTTTGAGTCAGAATAAGATTAAAGAAATCAATTCGGTTCAAAATGATGCAGATGTTGTTTTGAAAGATTCTGATATTTCTTTTTCGCCTAATATCATTGCGAATGGAAATGTGGTTTATTCGCCATTCAAAAATTTCAATCTTGGTGTTACAGCGCAATATGTGGGCAAACAATATTTGGATAATCTAGAAACTGCTGATAATCAATTGAAAGATTACTTGGTTCCAGATTTCAATATGTCTTACAAGTTACCATTACAGAAACAAGAAGTGACTTTTAGATTTTTATTAAATAATTTCACTAATACTAAGTATGTCAACAACGGTTTTAGTGGACCATATTACTTCTCACAAGCCGGAATTAACTTCCTTTTTGGGGTTTCTTTGAAGTTTAAATAA